The genomic region gtccccagcccctgcccgcagcccctgtccccagcccctgtcTCCAGCCCTTGCCCGCATCCCCTGCCCGCATCCCCTCCCTGGGGTGGTGGGCAGGCCACTGCTGGCTCCTCTCCCTGACCCCATGGCAGGTCCTTGGAGCCCCAGTGAGAGCCCGGCAGCGGCGCAGAGGCGGAAGGAGCAGCTCGGTAATGTCCCTGGTCTGGGGGGGGAATCATGTCTGGGATGACACCCATCCCTGGGCCGCCCTCGCCCCGGCAGCTGGCACCCCGTCCCCACGGCTGCCCGCTCCCCAGGGCGGTGGCTGCAGGGACTGTCCCTGGGCTGGCGGTACCACCGGGGGAAGATCTACTACTTCTCGGGGGAGCAGAAGCCCTGGGGCGACGCGGAGGCCGCCTGCCGCTCCACGCGCTCCCACCTCACCTCCGTCACCAGCCCCGAGGAGCAGGTGGGTGCTcggggctgcagcacccatcGCCGccttctcctgcctgccccgCCGCTGCCTGCTCCCGCGCTCCCTCCTGCCCGTGCACCTTTTTGGCCAACActccctcctgcctgtgcctcctcctgcccacaATCTCTCCTGCCCAGAATCCATCCTGCCCGTGCATCCTCCTGCCTGTgtctcctcctgcctgtgccTCCTCCTGCCCGTGCGTCCTCCCGCCACTGCGTCCTCCTGCCACTGCATCCTCCTGCCCGCATTGCCTCCTGCCcgtgcctcctcctgcccctgcgTCCTCCTGCCCGCATTGCCTCCTGCCCGtgcctcctcctgccactgCGTCCTCCTGCCCGCATTGCCTCCTGCCCGtgcctcctcctgccactgCGTCCTCCTGCCCGCATTGCCTCCTGCCTGtgcctcctcctgccactgCATCCTCCTGCCCGCATTCCCTCCTGCCcgtgcctcctcctgcccacattccctcctgcctgcaccccctcCTGCACATGcacccccctgcccaccccctcTCCTACCCGTGCCCCCCTGCCCGTGCCGCCTGCCCATGCCCCCTCTGCCCGCacccctgccctgtcctgcaggACTACCTGGCGCAGGAGACGAGGGGAAAATCTTTCTGGATCGGACTGGCGGCCACGGGCCCGGGGGGCTCCTGGCGCTGGGTGGATGGGGCTGCCTATTCCCAGGCCCAGAGGTGAgcttgggggtggtgggggggggaagaccagcagccccagcacccccccccccccgctgacCCCACTCTGCCCCAGCAGTTTCTGGGCACCTGGGCAGCCGGACAGCACCGATTATGGGCCCTGGGGCCGGGAGAACTGTGCCCAGATCCACCCCGTGGGCAACGGTCTCTGGAACGACCATAACTGCAACTTCAGCTTCCCCTGGATCTGCAAGAGGGACCTGAGCGGGCCCTGATGCCACGCTGCCGGCTACGCTGCCGGATCCACCACCGGCCACGCTGCCGGCGTGCTGCCAGCCCCATGGCACGTGTGCCGGGATGAGCCCCCCAGGGACCTCTGCTCCTCCCTGAAGCAGGGCAGCTCCCAGGCGAGCGCCCGTGCCACGACGCTGATGCCGGTGCCATCCCGGTGCTGCCCCCGCCGCACCGAGACCACTTTGCTCAGCTCTGATTAAACTGCTCCTGCTGCACCTCCTCCGGCTGCCTCTTGCCTTCCCCATCGAGGGGGGGTTGACTCCATTGCCCCTACAGCCCCCAGCATGCGGTGaggtccccccccagcccctctgccctgctcacCTTGGGGACCTTTGCTGGCATCAACCGCGGTGCCACAGCTCTTACGTTGTGGGGGTCCCACGAGTGCCGCGGGAGGGACAGATCCATCCCCTTGCCCTGCGAGCGCGGTGGGAGGGGGTACTGGGACCCCTCCGCGCCTGCAGCGCCCACCGGTGTGCCTGGTCAGATCCCACTCAGTATCATGGACAGAGAGACCCACCAGAGCTGAAGCCTGGCACTGCCGATGCCCAGCACCGCTCCCTGGGCACTTCAGCTTTACCGGTGTGGTTATGGGGGGAAACGTTTTGGGGTCTGTCCCCGCCCGCAGCCCCTCCACAGGGTCAGGCACATCCCTGGCACACCGGCATGCCAGCGGTGGCAGGAGAACCGGGCATGATGTCTCCTGGCTTCCCGGCTTTTCCGGCACCCAGAAACTGCCGGGGCAGGATCCTGCTCACCGCTGCGCCCTGcggagctgggcaggggggtGCCGgctcctgccacctcccaggGCGTCACGCGTGTCCCCTGGCCCCGAGCGGCATCATTTGGGGACAACCAACCCCCCGTGCCGGGCACACGGCCACGTCCTGCCCCGCTACCCATTTATTTAATCCTCCACCCCGGTGATCCCGATGCACCAGGGCCGGTTGTACCCACCCTGgctgtcctgtccccccccGGGTTCCCTCCCGTCCCGAGGTGACGGACCCCCTGTCTCCGGCCATCCCGTCCCACAGCAGAGGGGACCTGCGCTGCCCTTGGCCACTG from Aquila chrysaetos chrysaetos chromosome 1, bAquChr1.4, whole genome shotgun sequence harbors:
- the LOC115338938 gene encoding C-type lectin domain family 4 member F-like; the protein is MAAAGPDLYESLQIRYPPSPARAPALGSPLAASRRTLGTVLAVGTGVVLVLGAALAVLITLHVQGQAELWAARAELAAVRAPLLPDPDGPWSPSESPAAAQRRKEQLGRWLQGLSLGWRYHRGKIYYFSGEQKPWGDAEAACRSTRSHLTSVTSPEEQDYLAQETRGKSFWIGLAATGPGGSWRWVDGAAYSQAQSFWAPGQPDSTDYGPWGRENCAQIHPVGNGLWNDHNCNFSFPWICKRDLSGP